From the genome of Pseudomonas yamanorum, one region includes:
- the pilV gene encoding type IV pilus modification protein PilV, whose protein sequence is MNACSVTPRHQPTQAGMTLIEVLVSVLILAVGLLGAAVIQLNALKYTDSSRMTSQASFIAYDMLDRIRANSGADYSWGQSERAPPSTSVASVRDLDLHDFEANIAGFAGESAKGSVAVNQREVTISISWDDSRGAKAQGARETFTLTSRVAVDPRGLP, encoded by the coding sequence ATGAACGCTTGCTCCGTAACACCTCGCCACCAACCGACCCAGGCCGGGATGACCCTGATCGAGGTCCTGGTATCTGTGCTGATCCTCGCCGTCGGCCTGCTGGGGGCTGCGGTGATTCAGCTCAATGCGCTGAAATACACCGACAGTTCCAGGATGACCAGCCAGGCCAGTTTCATCGCGTACGACATGCTCGACCGGATCCGCGCCAACTCGGGCGCTGATTACTCCTGGGGGCAGAGCGAGCGTGCGCCCCCCAGTACTTCTGTCGCGAGTGTCCGTGATCTGGACCTGCACGATTTTGAAGCCAACATCGCAGGATTTGCGGGGGAGAGCGCCAAGGGTTCGGTTGCGGTCAATCAGCGAGAGGTGACCATCAGTATCAGTTGGGACGACTCCCGTGGAGCCAAGGCTCAAGGCGCCCGGGAAACGTTCACCCTGACCAGCCGGGTCGCCGTCGACCCGAGGGGGTTGCCATGA
- a CDS encoding PilW family protein: MTGAARGFSLVELLLALALGLLLIMGVTQIALSSRTTHASQRAASLLQDDARFVLGKLIQEIRQAGMFGCLSTASISNAPAGFDRPIGWSSTGNSRSLTLVTADVGEGGSKPDWTVLSDCTGSAQAYGGSPPAAAPGQIRFPLRKLTYTFEGGQLKLSTLAAPSKAVLVDNVGAFDISFGVAGKAGSTVVSRYDPSPGDESLIRSVRVLLTLQDPNGLVKDQTYSVVAALRNRLE, translated from the coding sequence ATGACCGGCGCTGCTCGCGGTTTCAGCCTGGTGGAGTTGCTGCTTGCATTGGCTCTCGGCCTGCTGCTGATCATGGGGGTGACCCAGATTGCGCTCAGCTCCCGTACCACTCATGCCAGCCAGCGCGCGGCTTCGTTGTTGCAGGATGATGCACGGTTTGTCCTGGGCAAACTGATTCAGGAAATACGCCAGGCAGGCATGTTCGGTTGCCTGTCCACCGCATCAATCAGCAACGCTCCCGCAGGGTTCGACCGCCCCATCGGTTGGAGCTCTACCGGCAACTCTCGGTCCCTGACACTGGTGACCGCTGACGTCGGAGAGGGCGGCAGCAAGCCTGACTGGACGGTGCTTTCCGATTGCACCGGTTCTGCCCAGGCCTATGGAGGAAGCCCGCCGGCAGCGGCACCCGGGCAGATCCGCTTTCCACTGCGCAAGCTGACTTACACCTTCGAAGGCGGGCAATTGAAGCTCAGCACACTGGCAGCCCCGAGCAAGGCGGTACTGGTGGATAACGTGGGGGCTTTCGATATCAGTTTCGGGGTGGCCGGGAAGGCGGGGTCAACGGTTGTCAGCCGATACGACCCTAGCCCCGGTGACGAGTCGCTTATACGCAGTGTGCGGGTTCTGCTGACGCTTCAAGACCCAAATGGGCTCGTGAAAGACCAGACCTACAGCGTTGTAGCTGCGCTACGTAATCGTCTGGAGTAG
- a CDS encoding pilus assembly PilX family protein has protein sequence MGYNRSRSRQAGMVLLISLVFLLLLALLGVSSMQGAISQEKMTGSVRQRNQSFQLAESGLRLGESVVQAPGFALRPCHSTVACAPPPESVSVVGPGTNPVSAVTWVGMKDGVYGIQNLGQGMGLAHLPAETQATLYRVTSVGISGHSRSVLETVYARVGSGAGERFRRIMWRQLQ, from the coding sequence ATGGGTTATAACCGCTCTCGTTCGAGGCAGGCAGGCATGGTTTTGCTGATCAGCCTGGTGTTCCTGCTGTTGTTGGCGCTCCTCGGGGTATCTTCGATGCAGGGGGCCATCTCGCAAGAAAAAATGACCGGCAGCGTTCGACAGCGCAATCAGTCGTTTCAGCTGGCCGAAAGCGGCCTCAGGCTTGGAGAGTCCGTGGTGCAGGCGCCTGGTTTTGCCCTGCGTCCTTGCCACTCAACTGTTGCGTGTGCACCCCCTCCCGAGTCGGTTTCGGTAGTGGGACCAGGGACGAACCCCGTGTCGGCTGTCACGTGGGTGGGGATGAAAGATGGCGTTTACGGTATTCAAAACCTGGGGCAGGGGATGGGCTTGGCTCATCTCCCGGCAGAGACCCAAGCCACCCTTTATCGAGTGACGTCGGTGGGAATCAGCGGTCATTCGCGTTCCGTCCTGGAGACGGTGTATGCGCGCGTGGGCAGCGGCGCCGGTGAGCGTTTTCGACGAATCATGTGGCGACAACTTCAATAG
- a CDS encoding type IV pilin protein has protein sequence MSKDCTGFTLIELLVAVAIIGLLVSVAYPGYTSHMKKVYRAEIAGLLTEQAQHLERYYSRNGTFIDATGVIAGNDRYRITPALNPQDFVLLATPAVDSVMAGDPCAAFSLTSAGARSNPGAAPDMTHKACWGQ, from the coding sequence ATGAGCAAGGATTGCACTGGTTTCACCCTGATCGAATTATTGGTCGCCGTGGCGATCATCGGCCTTCTGGTTAGCGTCGCCTATCCCGGCTATACGAGCCATATGAAAAAGGTCTATCGCGCCGAAATTGCCGGGTTGCTGACCGAGCAAGCTCAGCACCTTGAGCGTTATTACTCGAGGAATGGCACTTTTATTGATGCAACTGGCGTCATCGCCGGCAACGATCGCTATAGAATCACTCCTGCATTGAACCCTCAGGATTTCGTTCTGCTTGCCACGCCCGCAGTTGACTCGGTGATGGCGGGCGATCCCTGTGCAGCCTTCAGCCTCACCAGTGCCGGTGCGCGAAGCAATCCGGGCGCCGCGCCTGATATGACGCACAAGGCGTGCTGGGGGCAATGA
- the thiO gene encoding glycine oxidase ThiO, producing MAKQQQVVVVGGGVIGLLTAFNLASQGQVVVLLDRSAVGQESSWAGGGIVSPLYPWRYSPAVTALAHWSQDFYPQLAARLFAATGVDPEVHTTGLYWLDLEDEAEALAWAAREGRPLSKVDISAAHDAVPVLGAGFSQAIYMADVANVRNPRLVKSLKAALLALPGVTIHEQCAVQGFIQEGGKVVGVTTALGPIRGDQVVLAAGAWSGELLGSLGLVLPVEPVKGQMILYRCASDFLSCMVLAKGRYAIPRRDGHILIGSTLEHEGFDKTPTDSALESLKASAVELIPALADAEVVGHWAGLRPGSPEGIPYIGKVLGFDGLWLNCGHYRNGLVLAPASCQLFADLLLERKPIIDPAPYAPAGRINVG from the coding sequence ATGGCTAAGCAACAGCAAGTAGTGGTTGTGGGTGGTGGGGTAATCGGCTTGTTGACGGCGTTCAACCTGGCGTCCCAGGGGCAGGTGGTTGTGCTGCTGGATCGCTCCGCGGTCGGGCAGGAGTCTTCCTGGGCTGGCGGCGGTATTGTTTCCCCGCTGTACCCATGGCGCTATAGCCCGGCGGTGACGGCCCTGGCGCACTGGTCCCAGGATTTTTACCCGCAATTGGCAGCGCGTCTGTTCGCGGCTACCGGCGTTGACCCGGAAGTCCACACCACTGGCCTGTATTGGCTGGACCTGGAGGATGAGGCCGAGGCGCTTGCCTGGGCAGCCCGCGAAGGGCGCCCGCTGAGCAAGGTGGATATTTCCGCTGCCCATGACGCGGTACCGGTGCTGGGTGCCGGTTTTTCCCAGGCGATCTATATGGCGGATGTGGCCAATGTGCGTAATCCGCGGTTGGTCAAATCCCTCAAGGCGGCCTTGTTGGCCCTGCCGGGAGTGACGATTCACGAGCAATGCGCGGTTCAAGGGTTTATTCAGGAGGGCGGTAAGGTTGTCGGGGTGACTACGGCGCTCGGGCCGATCCGTGGCGATCAGGTCGTGCTTGCTGCCGGAGCCTGGAGCGGTGAGTTACTGGGTAGCCTTGGGCTGGTATTGCCCGTGGAGCCGGTCAAGGGGCAGATGATCTTGTACAGATGCGCGTCGGACTTCCTGTCGTGCATGGTCCTGGCCAAGGGGCGTTATGCGATTCCCCGGCGAGACGGTCACATCCTGATCGGCAGTACGCTGGAGCATGAGGGGTTCGACAAGACGCCCACCGATTCCGCACTGGAAAGCCTGAAAGCCTCTGCTGTAGAGCTGATTCCTGCCCTGGCCGATGCCGAGGTGGTGGGGCATTGGGCCGGCTTGCGGCCCGGGTCGCCGGAAGGCATTCCCTATATTGGCAAGGTGCTAGGGTTTGATGGGCTATGGCTCAACTGCGGGCATTATCGCAACGGCCTGGTGCTGGCGCCGGCGTCCTGCCAATTGTTTGCCGATTTGTTGCTGGAGCGTAAGCCGATCATTGATCCGGCGCCGTACGCGCCAGCAGGCCGGATCAACGTTGGATAG
- a CDS encoding PP0621 family protein yields MVRLLFWIAVIAAAVWFWRKFKSPAAKQQRPSEQGPIQMVRCAHCGLHLPQDRALSQRQEWYCTQAHLEQGPKSIQR; encoded by the coding sequence ATGGTTCGTCTACTGTTCTGGATCGCCGTTATTGCTGCCGCGGTATGGTTTTGGCGCAAATTCAAAAGCCCGGCCGCCAAACAGCAGCGGCCCAGCGAGCAAGGCCCGATCCAAATGGTTCGTTGCGCCCACTGCGGCCTTCACCTGCCACAGGATCGCGCCTTGAGCCAGCGCCAGGAATGGTATTGCACCCAGGCGCATCTGGAGCAAGGGCCGAAATCTATCCAACGTTGA
- a CDS encoding outer membrane protein assembly factor BamD: MQVKHLLLIAILAMTAACSSTKEVVDENLSEVELYQQAQTDLNNHSYTSATAKLKALESRYPFGRYADQAQLELIYANYKNAEPEAAKSAAERFIRLHPQHPNVDYAYYLKGLTSFDQDVGLLARFLPLDMTKRDPGAARDSYNEFAQLTSRYPNSRYAPDAKQRMIYLRNLLASYEIHVADYYLTRQAYVAAANRGRYVVENFQETPSVGDGLAVMTEAYQRLHLDALAATSLETLKLNYPDHPSLKDGQFVPQVAEADNRSWLSKYTLGLIESRPPLPPGETRANQDIIKQYQDAKDSIPSDLKPRDENGDVIEEQGPQALGNNEDRSWFSYMTFGVFD, translated from the coding sequence ATGCAAGTGAAACACCTGCTGCTGATCGCCATCCTCGCCATGACTGCTGCTTGCTCGTCAACAAAGGAAGTCGTCGACGAAAACCTGAGCGAGGTCGAGCTGTACCAACAAGCTCAGACCGACCTGAACAACCACAGCTACACCAGCGCTACGGCAAAGCTGAAGGCACTGGAGTCGCGGTATCCGTTCGGGCGCTACGCCGACCAGGCCCAGCTCGAGCTGATCTACGCCAACTACAAGAACGCCGAGCCGGAAGCTGCCAAGTCCGCCGCCGAGCGTTTTATCCGCCTGCACCCTCAGCACCCGAACGTCGACTACGCCTACTACCTCAAGGGCCTGACCTCGTTTGACCAGGACGTTGGCCTGCTGGCGCGCTTCCTGCCGCTGGACATGACCAAGCGTGACCCGGGCGCTGCCCGCGACTCCTATAACGAGTTCGCCCAGCTGACCAGCCGCTACCCCAACAGCCGCTACGCGCCGGACGCCAAGCAGCGCATGATCTATCTGCGCAACCTGCTGGCTTCGTATGAGATCCACGTAGCCGACTACTACCTGACCCGTCAGGCCTATGTCGCTGCCGCCAACCGTGGCCGCTATGTGGTGGAAAACTTCCAGGAAACCCCATCGGTGGGTGACGGCCTGGCCGTGATGACCGAGGCTTACCAGCGCCTGCACCTGGACGCCCTGGCGGCCACCAGCCTGGAAACCCTGAAGCTCAACTACCCGGACCACCCAAGCCTGAAGGATGGCCAGTTCGTGCCACAGGTTGCCGAAGCGGACAACCGTTCGTGGCTGAGCAAGTACACCCTGGGCCTGATCGAGTCCCGTCCACCGCTGCCGCCGGGCGAAACCCGCGCCAACCAGGACATCATCAAGCAATACCAGGACGCCAAGGATTCGATTCCATCGGACCTCAAGCCTCGCGACGAAAACGGCGACGTGATCGAAGAACAAGGGCCTCAAGCCCTGGGCAACAACGAAGACCGCTCGTGGTTCAGCTACATGACTTTCGGTGTCTTTGACTGA
- the rluD gene encoding 23S rRNA pseudouridine(1911/1915/1917) synthase RluD, with protein sequence MSDKIELRAEVPSELGGQRLDQVAAQLFAEHSRSRLSAWIKDGRLTVDGAVIRPRDIVHGGAILELTAEQEAQGEWIAQDIELDIVYEDDDILVINKPAGLVVHPAAGHADGTLLNALLHHVPDIINVPRCGIVHRLDKDTTGLMVVAKTIQAQTQLVTQLQSRSVSRIYECIVIGVVTAGGKINAPIGRHGQQRQRMAVMEGGKQAVSHYRVLERFRSHTHVRVKLETGRTHQIRVHMAHINFPLVGDPAYGGRFRIPPAASATMVDSLKTFPRQALHARFLELDHPTSGKRMSWESPLPDDFVWLLSLLKQDREAFIG encoded by the coding sequence ATGTCCGATAAAATTGAACTTCGCGCAGAGGTGCCGTCCGAATTGGGCGGCCAACGCCTCGATCAAGTCGCCGCACAATTATTCGCTGAGCACTCGCGCTCGCGCCTTTCCGCCTGGATCAAAGACGGCCGCCTGACTGTGGATGGAGCGGTTATCCGCCCGCGAGACATAGTCCATGGTGGTGCGATTCTTGAGCTGACTGCCGAGCAGGAAGCCCAGGGAGAATGGATCGCCCAGGACATTGAACTGGACATCGTCTATGAAGACGACGACATCCTGGTGATCAATAAACCCGCAGGCCTGGTGGTTCATCCGGCCGCCGGGCACGCTGATGGCACCCTGCTCAACGCCTTGTTGCACCACGTGCCGGACATCATCAATGTCCCGCGCTGCGGCATTGTGCACCGCTTGGACAAGGACACCACTGGCCTTATGGTGGTGGCCAAGACCATTCAGGCGCAGACGCAGTTGGTCACACAACTGCAGAGCCGCAGCGTCAGCCGGATCTACGAATGCATCGTGATCGGTGTAGTAACCGCAGGTGGCAAAATCAATGCCCCGATCGGTCGCCACGGCCAGCAGCGCCAGCGCATGGCGGTGATGGAAGGCGGCAAGCAAGCTGTCAGCCACTACCGTGTGCTCGAGCGTTTCCGCTCCCACACCCACGTGCGGGTCAAGCTGGAAACCGGTCGTACCCACCAGATTCGGGTGCACATGGCGCACATCAACTTCCCGTTGGTCGGAGATCCGGCCTACGGTGGCCGCTTCCGTATTCCCCCGGCGGCCAGTGCAACCATGGTTGATTCGCTGAAAACCTTCCCGCGCCAGGCACTGCATGCACGCTTCCTGGAACTGGATCATCCGACGAGCGGTAAGCGGATGAGCTGGGAATCGCCACTTCCAGACGATTTTGTCTGGTTGTTGTCGCTGCTCAAGCAGGATCGTGAGGCGTTTATCGGATGA